One Mycolicibacterium fluoranthenivorans DNA window includes the following coding sequences:
- a CDS encoding ABC transporter permease: protein MTTATRHRAPVRSSNFTGTSGLLRLYLRRDRLVLPLWMLLLSLPVATVYVGSTETVYPTAADRAAFAATIMASPAQRALYGNIYNESVGAVGVWKAGMFHLLIAVAVILTVIRHTRGDEESGRTELLDSTVVGRYAGLTAALLLTGSATVLTGVLATAGLLTLDIPPAGSIAFGITLAASGLVFTAVAAVTAQLSSSARFARGAAFSVLGAAFTLRAVGEASGPEGGLLSWLSPLGWSLQVRPFAGDRWWVLLLHLTLTAVLVAVAYRLLARRDVGAGLFAERPGPATAGATLTGPIGLALRLDRGALVLWTVGLCLYGLIIGSVVHGIADEVGNSAVARDVVVRLGGSSAMEEAFVAVAFSMLAMIASAFAISLTLRLHQEESDQHAEAVLSGSVSRTRWLASHLLPALLGSAGALLLAGVVAGVTYGATAGDIGGKLGTVLTAAAVQLPAVWLLVAVTVAWFGLAPRFAPLAWGVLIGFIALFLLGSLSGFPQLLLDLEPFAHIPRPGDVTATPLLWLLVIDTALIAVGGAAFRRRDLR from the coding sequence ATGACCACGGCCACGCGGCACCGCGCGCCCGTCCGGTCCTCGAACTTCACCGGAACCTCAGGTCTGCTGCGCCTTTACCTGCGCCGGGACCGGCTGGTACTCCCGCTGTGGATGCTGTTGCTGTCCCTACCGGTCGCCACCGTCTATGTCGGCAGCACCGAGACTGTGTACCCCACCGCCGCCGATCGTGCCGCGTTCGCCGCCACCATCATGGCCAGCCCCGCCCAGCGCGCGCTCTACGGCAACATCTACAACGAGTCGGTCGGTGCGGTGGGTGTCTGGAAAGCCGGGATGTTCCACCTGCTGATCGCCGTGGCGGTGATCCTCACCGTCATCCGGCACACCCGCGGTGACGAGGAATCCGGCCGCACCGAACTGCTGGACTCCACCGTCGTCGGGCGCTACGCCGGGCTGACGGCGGCACTGCTGCTCACCGGTTCAGCCACCGTGCTCACCGGCGTCCTGGCCACGGCCGGCCTGCTCACCCTCGATATCCCGCCGGCCGGCTCGATCGCCTTCGGTATCACGCTCGCCGCTTCCGGCTTGGTGTTCACCGCCGTCGCGGCCGTCACCGCCCAGTTGTCATCGAGCGCCCGGTTCGCCCGTGGCGCAGCGTTTTCCGTCCTCGGCGCGGCCTTCACCCTGCGCGCGGTCGGAGAGGCGTCGGGCCCCGAGGGCGGTCTGCTCAGTTGGCTGTCACCGCTGGGTTGGTCGCTGCAGGTGCGGCCGTTCGCCGGTGACCGGTGGTGGGTGCTGCTCCTGCATCTGACGCTCACGGCCGTGCTCGTCGCCGTGGCCTATCGGCTGCTGGCGCGCCGCGACGTGGGCGCCGGGCTGTTCGCCGAGCGCCCGGGCCCGGCCACGGCCGGGGCCACCCTGACCGGGCCGATCGGATTGGCGCTTCGCCTGGACCGCGGCGCCCTGGTGCTGTGGACCGTCGGCCTGTGCCTGTACGGCTTGATCATCGGCAGCGTGGTACACGGGATCGCCGACGAGGTCGGCAACAGTGCGGTGGCGCGCGATGTCGTTGTACGACTCGGCGGAAGCTCCGCCATGGAGGAGGCGTTCGTCGCGGTGGCGTTCAGCATGCTCGCCATGATCGCGTCCGCGTTCGCGATATCGCTGACGCTGCGCCTGCATCAGGAGGAGTCCGACCAACACGCCGAGGCGGTCCTGTCCGGCTCGGTGAGCCGAACCCGTTGGCTGGCGAGTCATCTGCTGCCGGCCCTTCTCGGATCCGCCGGCGCCCTGCTGCTCGCGGGCGTGGTGGCAGGGGTGACGTATGGGGCGACGGCCGGTGATATCGGCGGCAAGCTCGGCACCGTGCTCACCGCCGCGGCAGTGCAGCTGCCCGCGGTGTGGCTGCTCGTGGCCGTCACCGTCGCATGGTTCGGACTCGCCCCACGATTCGCCCCGTTGGCCTGGGGTGTGCTGATCGGTTTCATCGCGCTGTTCCTGCTCGGTTCGCTGTCGGGATTCCCGCAGCTGCTGCTCGATCTGGAACCGTTCGCCCACATCCCGCGGCCCGGCGACGTCACCGCCACCCCGCTGCTGTGGCTCCTGGTGATCGACACGGCACTGATCGCCGTCGGGGGCGCCGCGTTCCGCCGTCGTGATCTGCGTTGA
- a CDS encoding ABC transporter ATP-binding protein, whose product MMTQNAIEIQGLVKSFGAARALDGLDLTVATGEVHGFLGPNGAGKSTTIRALLGLVRADGGTVRLLGGDPWADAVELHRDIAYVPGDVTLWPSLTGGETIDLLARMRGDIDTGRRAELIERFALDPTKKARTYSKGNRQKVSLISAFASHARLLLLDEPSSGLDPLMENIFQQCVREANDRGTTVLLSSHILAETEALCDRLTIIRAGRTVETGTLDSMRHLSRTSIIAEMIGNPGDLSRIPGVEDISLDGTTLRAHVDSESIGQVIKALGDAGVRSLVSQPPTLEDLFLQHYDVVHS is encoded by the coding sequence ATGATGACGCAGAACGCCATCGAAATACAGGGTCTGGTCAAGAGTTTCGGCGCCGCCCGCGCCCTGGACGGACTCGATCTCACCGTCGCCACCGGTGAGGTGCACGGCTTCCTCGGCCCGAACGGGGCCGGTAAGTCCACCACCATCCGCGCCCTGCTCGGTCTGGTTCGCGCAGATGGCGGCACCGTGCGGCTACTCGGTGGCGACCCGTGGGCCGACGCCGTCGAACTACACCGCGATATCGCTTACGTGCCCGGTGATGTGACGCTCTGGCCGTCACTCACCGGCGGTGAGACCATCGATCTGCTGGCCCGGATGCGCGGCGATATCGACACCGGCCGACGCGCCGAACTGATCGAACGGTTCGCTCTGGACCCGACGAAGAAGGCCCGCACCTACTCAAAGGGCAACCGGCAGAAGGTCTCGCTGATTTCCGCGTTCGCCTCCCATGCCCGGCTGTTACTGCTCGACGAACCCAGCAGCGGTCTGGACCCCTTGATGGAGAACATCTTTCAGCAGTGTGTGCGCGAGGCCAACGACCGTGGGACGACCGTGCTGCTGTCCAGCCACATCCTGGCCGAAACCGAGGCCCTGTGCGACCGGCTCACCATCATCCGGGCCGGACGCACCGTCGAGACCGGCACGCTGGACTCGATGCGGCACCTGTCCCGCACCTCGATCATCGCCGAGATGATCGGCAATCCCGGCGATCTCAGCCGCATCCCGGGTGTCGAGGACATCAGCCTCGACGGCACCACGCTGCGCGCGCACGTCGACAGCGAGAGCATCGGGCAGGTGATCAAGGCGCTCGGCGACGCCGGAGTGCGCAGTCTGGTGAGTCAGCCGCCCACCCTGGAAGACCTCTTCCTGCAGCACTATGACGTGGTGCACTCATGA
- a CDS encoding methyltransferase family protein, which produces MKVLWQALVSGFFGLVFFGVLLFLPAGTLNYWQAWVFIAVFMATTLVPNVYLAVRNPATLARRMHGGPTAETRPVQKVIITATFASVVVMTVVSALDHRFGWSHVPTAVVILGNVLVVVGLVLAQAVVLQNNFAGASIRVEQEQPLVSTGLYGAVRHPMYSGALIMMFGTPLALDSYWGVLVTALAVPILVVRILDEESLLRTELAGYPAYMDAVRYRLVPYVW; this is translated from the coding sequence ATGAAGGTGTTGTGGCAGGCCCTGGTTTCCGGATTCTTCGGCCTGGTGTTCTTCGGTGTGCTGTTGTTCCTGCCGGCGGGCACGTTGAACTATTGGCAGGCGTGGGTTTTCATCGCGGTATTCATGGCCACCACGTTGGTGCCGAATGTCTATCTCGCCGTGAGGAACCCGGCCACCCTGGCCCGGCGGATGCACGGTGGCCCGACTGCCGAGACGCGGCCGGTGCAGAAGGTCATCATCACGGCGACGTTCGCGTCCGTCGTGGTGATGACGGTGGTGAGCGCGCTGGATCACCGGTTCGGCTGGTCGCATGTGCCGACGGCGGTGGTCATCCTGGGCAACGTCCTGGTGGTGGTGGGACTGGTGCTGGCCCAGGCGGTCGTGCTGCAGAACAACTTCGCCGGGGCGAGTATCCGGGTCGAGCAGGAGCAGCCACTGGTCTCGACGGGCCTGTACGGGGCGGTGCGCCATCCCATGTACTCGGGAGCACTGATCATGATGTTCGGCACCCCGCTGGCCCTGGACTCCTACTGGGGTGTGCTCGTCACGGCCCTGGCGGTGCCGATCCTGGTGGTGCGGATTCTCGATGAGGAGTCCCTGCTGCGCACCGAACTGGCCGGCTACCCCGCATACATGGACGCCGTTCGCTATCGCCTGGTGCCCTATGTCTGGTGA